DNA sequence from the Streptomyces tsukubensis genome:
GCGCGGCTGACCCCGCACCCCGGGCCCCGGCCGGGAGCGGCCGTACGGACCCGTGGAAACGCACGAGGCGGTGGCCCCCTGTCCGGGGCCACCGCCTCTGACCGTTCTCCGCGCCTCCGGCCGTCCGGCCCCGGCGCGGGAGCGGTTAGTTGAAGGAGTCGCCGCAGGCGCAGGAGCCCGTGGCGTTCGGGTTGTCGATGGTGAAGCCCTGCTTCTCGATGGTGTCGACGAAGTCGATGGACGCACCGCCCAGGTAGGGAGCGCTCATCCGGTCGGTCACGACCTTCACACCGTCGAAGTCCTTGACGACGTCGCCGTCGAGGGAGCGCTCGTCGAAGAAGAGCTGGTAGCGCAGGCCGGAGCAGCCGCCGGGCTGGAC
Encoded proteins:
- a CDS encoding HesB/IscA family protein; this translates as MSVSDETQTVSDGILLSDAAAAKVKALLDQEGRDDLALRVAVQPGGCSGLRYQLFFDERSLDGDVVKDFDGVKVVTDRMSAPYLGGASIDFVDTIEKQGFTIDNPNATGSCACGDSFN